The following proteins come from a genomic window of Leptospira dzoumogneensis:
- a CDS encoding flagellar protein FlgN, with product MILNKEEWLDRVSSLFEEEIRLYSEILELEKEKTESITKADGRSLETISKKTYELIVHASELERVRMSAIHDVYTSGNLGIPKEGELTLTDFLNKIDRESEHKLKQLGTRLKDTVHRLKDKIKANDKLIRTRQEFLKATIDAMRTNANSGEVAVYEDENPSAVRNKKKRSSVLVNASA from the coding sequence ATGATATTAAATAAAGAGGAATGGTTGGATCGGGTGTCTTCTCTTTTCGAGGAAGAAATCCGACTGTACTCCGAAATCCTGGAGTTAGAGAAAGAAAAGACTGAATCGATCACGAAAGCGGACGGAAGATCTTTGGAAACGATTTCTAAAAAGACCTACGAATTGATCGTTCATGCGAGCGAACTGGAAAGAGTTCGTATGTCCGCTATTCATGATGTTTATACATCAGGTAATTTAGGAATTCCTAAAGAAGGCGAACTTACTCTTACTGATTTTTTAAATAAAATAGACCGTGAATCCGAGCACAAATTGAAACAACTCGGAACAAGATTAAAGGATACGGTTCACAGGCTTAAAGATAAGATCAAAGCCAATGATAAATTGATCCGAACCAGACAGGAATTTTTGAAGGCCACCATCGACGCGATGCGAACTAACGCGAACAGTGGAGAAGTTGCAGTTTACGAGGATGAAAATCCAAGCGCAGTCAGGAACAAGAAAAAACGTTCCTCGGTGTTAG